Sequence from the Nitrosopumilus maritimus SCM1 genome:
TGAAAGGAAAAGTAATTTCTCTAGTAACAGATAGTCAACACTTGCATCAAGTAGATAAAGTTGAAAAAATTTTAACAGAAAATGGAATTACAGTAAAGATTGGAAAAGGTAAAGGACAGTTAAATGATGGACAAGTATTTGGTTGTGAATTTTATCCTGCAACAGATCTAAAAAAAGAAGTAGATGCATACGTTTTCTTGGGACAAAGTAATTTTCATGCATCGGGAATTGCATTATCCACAAATCTGCCAACATATGTTTTAGATCCTTACTTTAATGAAGTAAGAGAGGTTACAGATTTTGCACAGAAATTAAAAAAGAAAGCTACTCTTGCAATATACAAAGCAGCTGAAGCAAAAACTTTTGGAGTGATTGTGGGATTGAAAGAGGGTCAATTATCAAAGGTTTTTGCATTAAAAATCAAAGAAGAGTTGGAGGCAGAAGGAAAAGAAGTTCAATTATTTGCATTGACAGACATAACAAATGACAGATTAAGAAATCTAAAAGGAATTGATGCTTTTATTCAGGTTGCATGTCCTAGAATTTCTACAGACAATCAGTTTGACAAGCCTGTTTTATCATCACCTCAGGCTAATGCATTGTTAAAAATTCTTAGAAATGAAAGTATTGAGGGGTATTTAGAAATCCCACATTGGTTATGATACTAGTTTTTGAAATTTAGGATTATCAGATAGTTTTTCAAAAGATTTTGATTTTTGTGCTTTAATTTTGTATTGCTTCCCTTGAGAAATTGATTTTTCAAGTAGCAATAATGAATCGTCTACTTTTGAAAGCATTGCCAAACTACAAGATTTATCAAACAAGACATCACCGTTTTCAGGATAATCATTCAAAATTATATCACAACAAGAAATAGAATCATCATATCTATCCATAGAAAATAGAATTCTTTCCTTGTGATATAACGCAATATTGTATTTTGGATTAGACTCTAAAATTTTATCACATATAGACAATCCTTCAGAAAGATTTCCTTGTTTTCTAAAAGAAGAGATTTTGTTTACCAACACAGAAAGATCATCAGGATAGTTTTCAAGTGCCAAATCATAGCACTTCATAGCACTTTGATAGTCCTTTAGTTTACTTAGGGCATATCCTTTGTTGTTAAGAGAACTCAGGTGTTTTGGGTTTTCATCTAGAATTTTGTCATAATAAGCAATTGCTTCGGTGTACTTTCCTTTTAAAAATAATCTATTTCCTTCATCTAAAATTGAATTTGTTTTTGGATCATCCATGAATAATCAGTTTGGTTTCATAATGATTTTTCCAAAAAGTCCTTTACCTTTTAGCATCTTTGTATGGGCTTCAGCAGCTTGCTCAAGCGTATATTCAGAATCAATTATGGATTTTATTTTTCCTTTAGACATCCAATAAAATCCCTCTTCAAGCTCAGCTCTTGTTCCCTGAGTTGAACCCAAAATGTTTAGTCCTTTAAAGAAAATATGTCTAAGATCAGTTTTTGCCATATAACCAGTAGTCGCACCAGTAGTAATCACAGTGCCTCCATAGTTTAGAAGAGTGAGTTCTTTGTTCCAATGAGAGCCTCCAATATGTTCAAAAATTACATCTACACCAGGAACCTCCCCAAATGGTTTTGGAAGTTTTTTTGCAATTGCTCTTACTTCTTTATGCCAGTCTTCTTTTCTATGATCAATTGCATAGTCTGCTCCAAGTTCAAGTAGTTGATCTAATTTATCAGGACTAGCAGTTGCAATTACAGTACAACCAAAAAGTTTTGCAATCTGAATTCCATAATTTCCAACACCAGAACCTCCGCCCATGATCAAAACTAATTGTCCAGGTTGAATTTTTGCTCTGCCAACTAACATATGCCAAGAAGTTAACATGGTCATAGATGCAGCTGCTGCTTCTTCATATGATATTCCTTCAGGGATTTTTACAACATTGACTTCTGGAAGATGAGTATATTCACAGTATCCTCCCCAAAGAGGACCTGTTTCAAATCCCCAAATGGTTCGTTTTTTACAATCATATTCGCGTCCGGATGTACATCTCTTACACACCCTACAAGACATGTTTCCATGTGAAACCACTCTATCACCTACTTTGAAATTTTTTACATCTTCACCTACTGCAGTTACTTCACCTGCGGCATCAGTTCCAGAAATATGAGGTAAAGGAATTGCAAGAGGTTTGCCTCTCATTCCCCAAATATCATCATAATTTAATGCGGCTGCCTTTACTTTGAAAACTACTTCGTTTGATTTTGGTTCAGGAATTGGCAGATCTTTAATTTTTAAAATTTTAGAAAAATCATCATCAGTAGTATATTCTTCATAAACTAGAGCCTTCATGATTTTTTTCATATGTGTGTAAATATATGATTTATCCAGATCATTTGGGCCATAAACAATTATAATCACAAAAACAAGAATTTCAGCATGTCTGAAAATGCAACATATCCAGGTGAAAAAATAGCATCTATTGAAGAATATGAGGCAGGATACAATGCTTTTGATGATGGAGATATGGTCAGAGCAGCAACTATTGGCCAAAAAGACATCGATAAAACCACCAGAACTGCAAATATCAATCATCCAAAGAATCTATCCATACCAAAAGTAGGAGATGTTGTAATTGGAACAGTTGCAGCAGTAATGTCATCTATGATTGCAGTTTCAATTGATTACATTAATGGAAATCCAACTACATCTAAAGTTGAATGTGTATGTTCTACAAGAAACATTAGAAAAAGAAATATCGCACTAGTAAACGATATAGCAAAATTAAAAATTTTAAATCATCTTAATGGTACGATTCATGCAACAATAGATGAGTCAAGTTTAGGGATACTATTTACAAAATGTCGCAAATGTGGTGGAAAAGTAGTACCTATGCGTGATGCTATAAAATGTACAGAGTGTTCATGGATTGATGAAAGAAAACTATCTGCAGACTTTGGTAAAAGCGATTTCGTAAAACTGAGAGAATAAAAATGATTAATGTATCGTTCCAAGGTGAACGAGGTGCATATAGTGAAGCTGCAGCAAGATCATTCTTTGAGGAAGATATTGAAACAGTTCCATTTGCAACGTTTGCCGAAGTTTTAGAAAACACATCTAAAGAAAAAACAGAGTATTCAGTTTTACCTGTAGAGAATTCATTAGAAGGTAGTGTTGGAGAGAGTTACGATTTATTGTATTCTACATCATTGAATGCAACAGGAGAAATCTATCATAGAATTGAACATTGTCTAATTGGGATTGGAGAGATAAATGAAGTTGATACGGTGTATTCACATCCACAAGCTTTGGGTCAATGTAGAAAATTCATTGAAGAACACAAAATGAAAACAATTCCAGCATACGATACTGCAGGGAGTGTAAAAATAATCAAAGAGTTAAACAAGAAAAATTGTGCTTGTATTGCAAGCAAAACAGCATCTACAATTTATGATGTTCCTGTTATTGCAGAAAATATTGCAAATAACTTGAACAATTACACACGATTTCTAATACTATCAAAAAAAGAATCAACAATTACTGGAAATGACAAGACGTCAATAATTTTCTCAATAAAACACGAGCCTGGATCATTATACAGAATAATTGAGAATTTCCACAAAAATAATGTAAATCTAACAAAGATAGAATCAAGGCCAACTAGGAGCAATACATGGGAATACAATTTCTATGTAGACTTTGAGGGACATCAAAAAGATTCCAAGATTTCAGAAATGTTAGAAAAAATCAAACAAGACACGTTATTTTTGAAAGTTTTGGGTTCGTATCCTTCAGCAAAACTTAGCTAAAAGCCTTTTGGCTTTCTTAATGTAAAGCCCATACTAAATCCAATAATGACCATTCCAGAGATAATGACCATTAGATCAAAAGTAAACCATATTGGATCAGAACTTCTAATCAAGGTTCCAGTAATCTCTAAATCAGTATTTCCAGTATTTTGAATATTGATTATTGTTGGTCCATCTTCATTATGTACCCACTCTAGTGTTGCATCCTTTTTGTAAGATGTTTTTGGAATTTGCAATCCATCACCAGGACTTTGTAATTTCAAATCAAAAGAATCACCAACAATGTTCATTGTTTGTGGAGTGCCAGCAGGAGCAGGAATTGTATAAAGTGTTGAATCGCCAGTTCCAACAATATAATCTTCGTGAATTGTAATTGTTCCAATGTGTGTAATTAGAGAGTAACCACCTATACCGATAATTATGCTACCAACTACTAATCCAATTATAGTCCGTTTTGATAACATGATTCAATCAATCCTAATACTGCTTAAAAAATTATCTACATTAATAAAACATCATGAGGCTGACTTTCTGCAAATCCAGCTCTTGACATTTTGATAAATTCTGCATTTTGTTGCATTTGCGGAATTGTATGAGCTCCACAATAACTCAAGCCAGAGCGAACACCGCCTGCAAGTTGTTTTAGAATATCAGTAACTGTTCCTTTGTAAGGAACCATAGCTTCAACTCCTTCTGCAACATAGTCATTTAGGTCATCTTCAAGTGAAATTGAGCCTGTTTCTTTTGATTTTCTACCAATTGAGGCTGCAAGAGAAGCCATTCCACGATATACTTTGAAACGTTTACCGTTTTTAGTTAAAACTGTACCAGGTGATTCATCAGTTCCACCAAGCATACTTCCAACCATTACAGAAGATGCACCAGCAGCTAGAGCTTTTGTTGCATCACCAGATGTTCTAGTACCACCATCAGAGATAATTGGAATTCCATGATCATTTCCAATTTTTGCACAATCCATTACAGCAGTTAATTGTG
This genomic interval carries:
- the dph2 gene encoding diphthamide biosynthesis enzyme Dph2, yielding MIVIDEKRIFQEIEEKNPASVSLNGPDGILPQVQETAKNITKKFGIPAYVLADTTWGTCDLNSNGSKVLGAEIQFNIGHTINTETYEKNLILIDAYDDVEFDSVAKKCAELLKGKVISLVTDSQHLHQVDKVEKILTENGITVKIGKGKGQLNDGQVFGCEFYPATDLKKEVDAYVFLGQSNFHASGIALSTNLPTYVLDPYFNEVREVTDFAQKLKKKATLAIYKAAEAKTFGVIVGLKEGQLSKVFALKIKEELEAEGKEVQLFALTDITNDRLRNLKGIDAFIQVACPRISTDNQFDKPVLSSPQANALLKILRNESIEGYLEIPHWL
- a CDS encoding tetratricopeptide repeat protein — its product is MDDPKTNSILDEGNRLFLKGKYTEAIAYYDKILDENPKHLSSLNNKGYALSKLKDYQSAMKCYDLALENYPDDLSVLVNKISSFRKQGNLSEGLSICDKILESNPKYNIALYHKERILFSMDRYDDSISCCDIILNDYPENGDVLFDKSCSLAMLSKVDDSLLLLEKSISQGKQYKIKAQKSKSFEKLSDNPKFQKLVS
- a CDS encoding zinc-binding dehydrogenase, whose product is MKALVYEEYTTDDDFSKILKIKDLPIPEPKSNEVVFKVKAAALNYDDIWGMRGKPLAIPLPHISGTDAAGEVTAVGEDVKNFKVGDRVVSHGNMSCRVCKRCTSGREYDCKKRTIWGFETGPLWGGYCEYTHLPEVNVVKIPEGISYEEAAAASMTMLTSWHMLVGRAKIQPGQLVLIMGGGSGVGNYGIQIAKLFGCTVIATASPDKLDQLLELGADYAIDHRKEDWHKEVRAIAKKLPKPFGEVPGVDVIFEHIGGSHWNKELTLLNYGGTVITTGATTGYMAKTDLRHIFFKGLNILGSTQGTRAELEEGFYWMSKGKIKSIIDSEYTLEQAAEAHTKMLKGKGLFGKIIMKPN
- a CDS encoding exosome complex RNA-binding protein Csl4, translated to MSENATYPGEKIASIEEYEAGYNAFDDGDMVRAATIGQKDIDKTTRTANINHPKNLSIPKVGDVVIGTVAAVMSSMIAVSIDYINGNPTTSKVECVCSTRNIRKRNIALVNDIAKLKILNHLNGTIHATIDESSLGILFTKCRKCGGKVVPMRDAIKCTECSWIDERKLSADFGKSDFVKLRE
- the pheA gene encoding prephenate dehydratase; protein product: MINVSFQGERGAYSEAAARSFFEEDIETVPFATFAEVLENTSKEKTEYSVLPVENSLEGSVGESYDLLYSTSLNATGEIYHRIEHCLIGIGEINEVDTVYSHPQALGQCRKFIEEHKMKTIPAYDTAGSVKIIKELNKKNCACIASKTASTIYDVPVIAENIANNLNNYTRFLILSKKESTITGNDKTSIIFSIKHEPGSLYRIIENFHKNNVNLTKIESRPTRSNTWEYNFYVDFEGHQKDSKISEMLEKIKQDTLFLKVLGSYPSAKLS